The Agromyces sp. LHK192 genome includes a window with the following:
- a CDS encoding sensor histidine kinase, with protein sequence MPATPAPAERSPGEPTPPASTPPAPPPASTRAVPTPPVAASRSVHTTWLYTLSSFVFFIGFYDVFVALILLEGYVPAPGALMASLVVLQLVCAGLQIRYCWFLRVGRGGGLPHPAWTVAVLVPAAAVYVLGLFAPGGGFVAAAALWASACLIACLVPRRTGWLVLGASAALVVAHLLIAQRIGGIAANAFELGSGGWPVLVYSALLPAMLFSSLWWWQIVVQLDRNRRIAAELAVTQERLRFASDLHDIQGHHLQVISLKAELAERLLDRDPQAARDNIHEVRLIAKEALEGTRSLVAGYRQVALDDELENAREVLTAAGADCTLELADLPTDAAARSALGSVVREATTNILRHSSAAHVRIALRVEGDRCVLEIENDGVTDAAADPPGTGSGIAGLRDRLDAIGGTIETATDASGSQFTLRAEVPLRVEAGA encoded by the coding sequence GTGCCTGCAACGCCCGCGCCCGCCGAACGATCCCCGGGAGAGCCGACGCCGCCAGCATCGACGCCGCCAGCGCCGCCGCCGGCATCGACGCGGGCCGTACCGACGCCGCCGGTCGCCGCCTCGCGCAGCGTGCACACCACCTGGCTGTACACGCTCAGCAGCTTCGTGTTCTTCATCGGCTTCTACGACGTCTTCGTCGCGCTGATCCTGCTCGAGGGGTACGTGCCGGCCCCCGGCGCGCTGATGGCGTCGCTCGTGGTGCTGCAGCTCGTCTGCGCCGGCCTGCAGATCCGGTACTGCTGGTTCCTGCGCGTCGGCCGCGGTGGCGGCCTGCCGCACCCCGCGTGGACCGTCGCGGTGCTCGTGCCGGCCGCAGCCGTCTACGTGCTCGGACTCTTCGCCCCCGGCGGCGGATTCGTCGCCGCGGCGGCGCTCTGGGCGAGCGCGTGCCTCATCGCGTGCCTCGTACCGCGGCGTACGGGGTGGCTCGTGCTCGGGGCATCCGCTGCCCTCGTCGTCGCGCACCTGCTCATCGCGCAGCGCATCGGCGGCATCGCCGCGAATGCGTTCGAACTCGGATCCGGCGGCTGGCCCGTGCTCGTCTACTCGGCACTGCTGCCCGCGATGCTGTTCTCGAGCCTGTGGTGGTGGCAGATCGTCGTGCAGCTCGACCGCAACCGGCGCATCGCCGCAGAGCTCGCCGTCACGCAGGAGCGGCTGCGGTTCGCGAGCGACCTGCACGACATCCAGGGCCACCACCTCCAGGTCATCTCGCTCAAGGCCGAGCTCGCCGAACGCCTGCTCGACCGCGACCCGCAGGCCGCGCGCGACAACATCCACGAGGTGCGGCTCATCGCCAAGGAGGCGCTCGAGGGCACCCGCTCCCTCGTCGCCGGATACCGCCAGGTCGCCCTCGACGACGAACTCGAGAACGCCCGCGAGGTGCTCACTGCGGCCGGCGCCGACTGCACGCTCGAGCTCGCCGACCTGCCGACGGATGCCGCCGCGCGCAGCGCGCTCGGGTCGGTCGTGCGCGAGGCGACGACGAACATCCTGCGGCACAGCTCGGCGGCGCACGTGCGCATCGCCCTGCGCGTCGAGGGCGATCGGTGCGTGCTCGAGATCGAGAACGACGGGGTGACGGATGCCGCGGCCGATCCGCCGGGAACCGGATCCGGCATCGCGGGCCTTCGCGATCGCCTCGACGCGATCGGCGGCACGATCGAGACCGCGACGGATGCCTCGGGCTCGCAGTTCACCCTGCGCGCCGAGGTGCCGCTGCGCGTGGAGGCGGGCGCATGA
- a CDS encoding DUF262 domain-containing protein — protein sequence MTHEQLDADPILVLDRFDDEIVLACPLFQRRFVWGERNIKQLFDDIDTVIDGAYTKRFLGALVFNNEAPTTSAAAGRYWIIDGQQRLTTLYLILVAVAEQASAMGEPGIELARDTFHTYLVSNKKNTKGVPKLRPTLVDSKQFETILNRAAVKCGIKGVQASPSLAVGDESGAMRQGYKVIMRCISDRLMSTRVSAEGAVSDFSTLETLRETILERLELVEIRLGLEHDPNEVFDRLNKEGERLGIIDLVRNEVLKHLDADPKAAQAAYSQEWKPFEDAFADDSSKAKYFFPFALTLSDSVTQATTFSTLSNDWKEITDDPVAEIVRRLRRHQSAYNAIHSARLQLIDEPVREQVRRLTALNRPSSVYPYVMQLLTATAEGDASTSDAAECLHVIESFLIRRAFCGIEPTGLHAIFKRLWNLAGSDARAVRAGIVSKTVTFPSDAQFEAAIRFGDLYHRKICSYVLEEYERAHTSGDILKSYPSITVDHVAPQERKGSWAASFTPEEHAELLHTWANLVPLSSEANSSKGTSSWIEAQSKLKLETVFSTTKHLYDSHVEWNADSVRQRGDVLVPWALARWPEFGDPADFSALETQGLTGQ from the coding sequence ATGACTCACGAGCAACTCGATGCGGACCCAATTCTCGTTCTCGATCGGTTTGACGATGAGATTGTCTTGGCATGCCCGCTTTTCCAACGTCGATTTGTCTGGGGCGAACGCAACATCAAGCAATTGTTCGACGATATCGATACCGTCATCGACGGCGCATATACGAAGAGATTTCTGGGCGCGCTCGTGTTCAATAACGAAGCGCCGACCACGTCGGCCGCTGCAGGCCGATATTGGATTATCGATGGTCAGCAGCGGTTAACGACGCTTTACCTGATTCTTGTCGCCGTTGCCGAGCAGGCGAGCGCCATGGGCGAACCAGGAATCGAACTCGCTCGCGATACGTTTCACACTTACCTCGTAAGCAATAAGAAGAACACCAAGGGAGTTCCGAAGCTTCGTCCCACGCTCGTCGACTCCAAGCAGTTCGAAACGATCCTCAACCGCGCTGCGGTGAAATGTGGGATCAAGGGCGTCCAGGCTAGCCCCAGTCTGGCGGTGGGCGACGAGAGCGGGGCGATGCGACAGGGCTACAAGGTGATCATGAGGTGTATCTCGGACAGGCTCATGAGTACACGCGTCTCCGCCGAAGGCGCGGTCTCAGACTTTTCAACCCTTGAGACGCTCAGAGAAACGATCCTCGAAAGGCTTGAGCTCGTCGAAATTCGCCTCGGGCTCGAGCATGACCCCAACGAGGTTTTCGATCGACTGAACAAAGAAGGCGAGCGGCTCGGCATCATCGATCTTGTCCGAAACGAGGTTCTGAAACACCTTGACGCTGATCCCAAAGCAGCCCAGGCCGCCTACAGCCAGGAGTGGAAGCCGTTTGAAGATGCTTTCGCTGATGATTCATCGAAGGCGAAGTACTTTTTTCCGTTTGCCTTGACGCTGAGTGATTCGGTGACGCAGGCTACGACTTTCTCGACGCTGTCAAACGATTGGAAAGAGATCACCGACGATCCGGTCGCAGAGATCGTTCGCCGTTTGCGTCGTCACCAGTCGGCATATAACGCGATTCACTCGGCGCGACTTCAGCTGATAGACGAACCCGTTCGCGAACAGGTTCGGCGCCTAACTGCCCTCAACCGGCCTTCGTCGGTCTATCCGTACGTGATGCAGCTGCTGACGGCAACGGCCGAGGGCGACGCCTCTACGTCTGATGCGGCCGAGTGTCTACACGTAATTGAATCCTTCTTGATTCGTCGCGCCTTCTGTGGGATCGAGCCAACAGGTCTCCACGCCATATTCAAGCGGCTCTGGAATCTCGCCGGCTCTGACGCAAGGGCAGTACGCGCGGGAATTGTGTCCAAGACGGTGACCTTTCCGTCTGATGCGCAGTTCGAAGCCGCGATCAGATTTGGCGACCTGTATCACCGAAAGATCTGCTCCTACGTACTCGAAGAGTACGAACGCGCACATACCTCGGGGGACATTCTCAAGTCCTACCCGTCGATTACGGTCGATCACGTCGCCCCGCAGGAGCGGAAGGGTTCTTGGGCGGCATCTTTCACGCCCGAAGAGCACGCAGAACTTCTGCACACATGGGCGAATCTGGTCCCACTATCGAGCGAGGCAAATAGCTCCAAAGGCACAAGCAGCTGGATAGAAGCTCAGTCCAAGCTGAAACTGGAGACCGTGTTCTCCACGACGAAGCACCTCTACGACTCTCACGTCGAATGGAACGCGGACAGTGTCCGTCAGCGGGGCGACGTTCTCGTGCCATGGGCGCTTGCAAGATGGCCCGAGTTTGGCGACCCAGCGGACTTCAGCGCGCTCGAAACACAGGGATTGACCGGCCAATAG
- a CDS encoding VanZ family protein, with protein MHDQLLLGILAIAIGVGVGLLAFVPYVAIAYRRHGRLTAWRVLVPFAMLVYGIAVWTYTLLPLPDPDEIERCAGVNLNPGEFVPEIAGAIGRGHPLTDPAVLQLALNVLLFVPLGVFVRLLWRRGVVVSLLAGLGLSLLIELTQLTGVWGLYPCAYRVFDVDDLLTNTLGAVIGSLLSLTLPASWRLSAADASAAAHPTPVTRARRVLAMVVDAMSVLFITATVQLATVGVVVLLFDGDPTPEFLAAVALVAPAIPFVITAIPALVAGRTIGDAAVRLQYTGSRYPTWAARLLRFLGGIGGIQLLAAFTGSSGWYSLALIASLVATLASTGGRGFPGLLSGQRVADARKPSQVEYRES; from the coding sequence ATGCACGACCAGCTGCTGCTGGGCATCCTGGCCATCGCGATCGGCGTCGGCGTCGGCCTCCTCGCGTTCGTGCCGTACGTCGCGATCGCGTACCGCCGCCACGGCCGGCTGACGGCGTGGCGCGTGCTCGTGCCGTTCGCGATGCTCGTCTACGGCATCGCCGTGTGGACCTACACGCTGCTGCCCCTGCCCGACCCCGACGAGATCGAGCGGTGCGCCGGCGTGAACCTCAACCCGGGCGAGTTCGTCCCCGAGATCGCGGGAGCGATCGGGCGGGGGCATCCGCTCACCGACCCGGCCGTGCTGCAACTCGCGCTGAACGTGCTGCTGTTCGTGCCGCTCGGCGTGTTCGTGCGCCTGCTGTGGCGGCGCGGCGTGGTCGTGTCGCTCCTCGCCGGACTCGGCCTGTCGCTGCTCATCGAGCTCACGCAGCTCACCGGCGTCTGGGGCCTCTACCCGTGCGCGTACCGCGTGTTCGACGTCGACGACCTGCTCACCAACACCCTCGGCGCGGTGATCGGCTCGCTGCTGTCGCTCACGCTGCCCGCGAGCTGGCGTCTGAGCGCAGCGGATGCCTCGGCCGCCGCCCATCCCACGCCGGTCACGCGTGCCCGCCGGGTGCTGGCGATGGTCGTCGACGCGATGTCGGTGCTGTTCATCACCGCGACCGTGCAGCTCGCGACAGTCGGCGTCGTCGTGTTGCTGTTCGATGGCGACCCGACGCCCGAGTTCCTCGCCGCGGTCGCGCTCGTCGCACCCGCCATTCCGTTCGTCATCACGGCGATCCCGGCGCTCGTCGCCGGCCGCACCATCGGGGATGCGGCCGTGCGCCTGCAGTACACCGGCTCGAGGTATCCGACCTGGGCGGCGCGGCTGCTGCGGTTCCTCGGCGGGATCGGCGGCATCCAGCTGCTCGCCGCGTTCACCGGGTCGTCGGGCTGGTACTCGCTCGCCCTCATCGCCTCGCTCGTCGCGACGCTCGCGTCGACCGGCGGGCGGGGATTCCCGGGGTTGTTGAGCGGGCAGCGGGTGGCGGATGCGCGGAAGCCCTCACAGGTGGAATATCGCGAATCGTAG
- a CDS encoding DUF5684 domain-containing protein → MNYDPTPIIGLTIALWAVVFVYAVAAYVLTGLFLSRIFQKAGNEGWPAWVPVYNSWKMLELSGQPGWYALLSLVPVANVVALVFLIIAAFRIGKGFGKGGGLVALYIFLPLVWMALLAHGRTSQWRPELALPVPAYAAPAIGGAYGGYPGYAPVAATAATAAAPAIPSPYPGYHLENGQWVADVAPVAAAAVPVTEPEPAFEPVPAPVSDAGLTVDSAAADATAADATAADATAADAPATEAPATEAPATEAPAAESVAPAVSEPSPYPGYHLENGQWVADAAPVAATPVTAVSEPSPYPGWHLENGQWVADAAPAPAAAVAEPSPYPGWHLENGQWVADAAPAPAAPVAAVAEPSPYPGYHLENGQWVPDVAPAAAASPYPGYHLENGQWVPDAAPQHPWAPPQA, encoded by the coding sequence ATGAACTACGACCCGACTCCCATCATCGGCCTCACCATCGCGCTCTGGGCGGTGGTCTTCGTCTACGCCGTCGCGGCCTACGTGCTCACCGGCCTCTTCCTCTCGCGGATCTTCCAGAAGGCGGGCAACGAGGGCTGGCCGGCCTGGGTGCCGGTCTACAACTCGTGGAAGATGCTCGAACTCAGCGGCCAGCCCGGCTGGTACGCACTGCTGTCGCTCGTGCCGGTCGCGAATGTCGTCGCACTGGTCTTCCTGATCATCGCGGCCTTCCGGATCGGCAAGGGCTTCGGCAAGGGCGGCGGGCTCGTCGCGCTGTACATCTTCCTGCCGCTGGTCTGGATGGCGCTCCTTGCGCACGGACGCACGTCGCAGTGGCGGCCCGAGCTGGCGCTGCCGGTACCGGCCTACGCCGCGCCGGCGATCGGCGGCGCGTATGGCGGGTATCCCGGATACGCGCCGGTCGCAGCGACTGCGGCGACCGCCGCCGCACCCGCGATCCCGTCGCCCTACCCCGGGTACCACCTCGAGAACGGGCAGTGGGTGGCGGATGTCGCGCCGGTCGCTGCAGCGGCGGTGCCGGTCACGGAGCCCGAACCCGCGTTCGAACCCGTGCCCGCGCCCGTCTCGGACGCGGGACTGACCGTCGATTCTGCGGCGGCCGACGCGACTGCCGCCGACGCGACTGCCGCAGACGCGACTGCCGCCGACGCGCCCGCGACCGAGGCACCCGCGACCGAGGCGCCTGCGACCGAGGCTCCTGCCGCCGAGTCGGTCGCGCCGGCGGTTTCCGAACCGTCGCCGTATCCCGGGTATCACCTCGAGAACGGGCAGTGGGTGGCGGATGCCGCTCCGGTCGCCGCGACGCCGGTCACCGCGGTTTCCGAGCCGTCGCCGTACCCGGGTTGGCACTTGGAGAACGGCCAGTGGGTGGCGGATGCCGCTCCGGCTCCTGCCGCCGCGGTTGCCGAGCCGTCGCCGTACCCGGGTTGGCACTTGGAGAACGGCCAGTGGGTGGCGGATGCCGCCCCGGCTCCCGCCGCGCCGGTCGCCGCGGTTGCCGAGCCGTCGCCGTACCCCGGCTACCACCTCGAGAACGGCCAGTGGGTGCCCGACGTCGCGCCGGCCGCGGCTGCGTCGCCGTATCCCGGGTACCACCTGGAGAACGGCCAGTGGGTGCCGGACGCCGCTCCGCAGCACCCGTGGGCGCCGCCGCAGGCCTGA
- a CDS encoding HNH endonuclease signature motif containing protein: protein MRSVDCSSTGRDSVSYSQSDLRFLRVMSVGGCRQDDLMDPTRDQLEQLSSMLASAFADRSPAIRTDDGLLVEARTIEALGRLVDAQRVAVAGEIAERSRAELGDARLSARRGCRSAVELLERVTDASAAECRRRLALGTATRERVALNGAPLPAPFPAVAAALADGAVGLDAAAVVVRELERAQAVADPAAMATAERCLVAEAIGAGEGSPLRCTADELRVQARAWSTFLDQDGPEPRDGARDVSGVGDARAMRRRGFRLGRARDGLVPVTGDLMPEVAARLRRLFDAYASPRAGAGFQTAAERAAAAATGEQRTPDQQRHDVLAAAIDSAARSGEHPSIGGASPTVLVSVRQSDLESGRGVAHADGVEAPIALRAARHMICTGGTQAVVLDDAGRIMSLGSPERCFTPHQRRAITVRDGGCVIPGCSVPASWCEIHHVVPDAVGGPTHPDNGVLLCWFHHRSIDTSGWGIRMIRGVPHVRPPAWLDPGGGWRPSTKSPTRFADRREGRERSPAA from the coding sequence GTGCGGTCGGTCGACTGCTCCTCCACAGGTCGCGATTCGGTGAGTTATTCACAGTCTGACCTGCGATTTCTCCGAGTGATGAGTGTCGGTGGGTGCAGGCAGGATGATCTCATGGACCCGACGCGCGACCAACTCGAGCAGCTCAGCTCGATGCTCGCGAGCGCCTTCGCCGACAGGTCCCCGGCGATCCGCACCGACGACGGACTGCTCGTCGAGGCACGAACGATCGAGGCGCTCGGCCGGTTGGTCGACGCACAGCGCGTGGCGGTCGCGGGTGAGATCGCCGAACGGTCGCGCGCCGAACTCGGGGACGCTCGGCTGTCGGCCCGCAGAGGCTGCCGTTCGGCGGTCGAACTCCTCGAACGCGTGACGGATGCCTCCGCCGCCGAGTGCCGGCGGCGCCTCGCGCTCGGAACGGCCACGCGGGAGCGTGTCGCCCTGAACGGTGCGCCGCTGCCGGCTCCGTTCCCCGCTGTCGCGGCCGCGCTCGCCGACGGGGCGGTCGGGTTGGATGCCGCGGCAGTCGTCGTCCGCGAGCTCGAGCGGGCCCAGGCCGTGGCCGATCCGGCTGCGATGGCCACGGCCGAGCGGTGCCTGGTGGCCGAGGCGATCGGGGCGGGCGAAGGGTCCCCACTCCGATGCACGGCCGACGAACTGCGGGTGCAGGCGCGCGCCTGGTCGACGTTCCTCGACCAGGACGGCCCCGAGCCGAGGGATGGCGCGCGCGACGTCTCGGGCGTCGGCGATGCCCGCGCCATGCGGCGGCGTGGATTCCGACTCGGACGAGCGCGCGACGGCCTGGTCCCGGTGACGGGCGACCTGATGCCGGAGGTCGCGGCGAGGCTGCGTCGCCTCTTCGATGCCTACGCGTCGCCGCGGGCCGGCGCCGGATTCCAGACCGCCGCCGAGCGCGCGGCGGCCGCAGCGACGGGCGAGCAGCGCACGCCCGACCAGCAGCGTCACGACGTGCTGGCCGCCGCGATCGACAGCGCGGCGAGGTCTGGGGAGCACCCGTCGATCGGCGGCGCTTCACCCACCGTGCTGGTGAGCGTGCGCCAATCCGATCTCGAGTCGGGTCGCGGCGTCGCGCACGCCGACGGCGTCGAGGCGCCGATCGCGCTGCGCGCCGCCCGGCACATGATCTGCACCGGCGGCACGCAGGCCGTGGTGCTCGACGACGCGGGTCGCATCATGTCGCTCGGCTCGCCCGAACGCTGCTTCACCCCGCACCAACGGCGGGCGATCACCGTGCGAGACGGCGGATGCGTGATTCCCGGCTGCTCGGTGCCGGCTTCGTGGTGCGAGATCCACCATGTCGTGCCCGACGCCGTCGGAGGACCGACGCATCCCGACAACGGGGTTCTGCTCTGCTGGTTCCACCATCGATCGATCGACACCTCGGGGTGGGGCATCCGGATGATCCGCGGTGTCCCGCACGTCCGCCCGCCGGCGTGGCTCGATCCGGGAGGAGGTTGGCGGCCCTCGACGAAATCGCCAACACGGTTCGCCGACCGGCGCGAAGGACGCGAACGAAGTCCGGCGGCGTGA
- a CDS encoding DNA-binding response regulator translates to MSGAGTGGAAKGEGRSIRLLIADDEHLIRGALVALLNLEDDIEVVATAENGVEAAEQAIATTPDVCLLDLEMPEADGLEAAARIAASVPSARVVIVTRHARPGVLRRALASKVAGFVPKSTPAEELAHVIRDVAAGRRYVDPEIAATALSAERCPLTDRELDALRYSRSTMSVQQIAERLHLAQGTVRNYLSSAMTKLNASSRHEAAEKAWEQGWI, encoded by the coding sequence ATGAGCGGCGCGGGCACGGGCGGCGCCGCGAAGGGCGAGGGCCGGAGCATCCGCCTGCTGATCGCCGACGACGAGCACCTGATCCGTGGCGCGCTCGTCGCCCTGCTGAACCTCGAGGACGATATCGAGGTCGTCGCGACCGCCGAGAACGGGGTCGAGGCCGCCGAGCAGGCGATCGCGACGACACCCGACGTGTGCCTGCTCGACCTCGAGATGCCCGAGGCCGACGGGCTCGAAGCGGCCGCGCGCATCGCGGCATCCGTGCCGTCGGCCCGCGTCGTGATCGTCACGCGCCACGCCCGCCCGGGCGTGCTGCGGCGGGCGCTCGCCTCGAAGGTCGCCGGGTTCGTGCCGAAGTCGACGCCCGCGGAGGAGCTCGCGCACGTGATCCGCGACGTCGCCGCAGGCCGACGCTACGTCGACCCCGAGATCGCCGCGACCGCGCTCAGCGCCGAACGCTGCCCGCTCACCGACCGCGAGCTCGACGCGCTGCGCTACAGCCGGTCGACGATGAGCGTGCAGCAGATCGCCGAGCGCCTGCACCTCGCGCAGGGCACCGTGCGCAACTACCTCTCGTCGGCGATGACGAAGCTCAACGCGTCATCGCGCCACGAGGCCGCCGAAAAGGCCTGGGAGCAGGGCTGGATCTAG
- a CDS encoding YciI family protein, with protein MTVYFLTLPHPSDSEPTMDSLRETDPEAIAAVIEAVGAFNQSIKDAGAWVYAGGLYPPSTAKNVDATSGETVVRNEPFVVAESYLGGFWLIDVATEGEAIDWAAKASAVVQSPVEVRALQEPPAEHDKYEA; from the coding sequence GTGACCGTCTACTTCCTCACCCTGCCCCACCCGTCGGACTCCGAGCCCACGATGGACTCGCTCCGCGAGACCGACCCCGAGGCGATCGCAGCCGTCATCGAAGCCGTCGGAGCGTTCAACCAGTCCATCAAGGACGCGGGCGCCTGGGTGTACGCCGGCGGCCTCTACCCGCCGTCGACCGCGAAGAACGTCGACGCCACCTCGGGCGAGACCGTCGTGCGCAACGAGCCGTTCGTCGTCGCCGAGTCGTACCTCGGCGGATTCTGGCTCATCGACGTCGCCACCGAGGGGGAGGCGATCGACTGGGCCGCGAAGGCGTCGGCCGTCGTGCAGTCCCCCGTCGAGGTGCGTGCACTGCAGGAGCCGCCGGCGGAGCACGACAAGTACGAGGCGTGA
- a CDS encoding transcriptional regulator TrmB — protein MLDAIGLDDEHTAVYRLLLAVPSADLAEMTTASGLDGVRVGQVLAELERLGLAARQASAPDRLVASPPSLALRPILLERERRLTEAHEALVALSDLYRSGAAQRSAPDVVDVVLGADAVVQRIGQLQAAASERVDVFVLSDVAILPSSENVEEDRALERGVRYRVIVETGVLDRPGFLDAARATFALGEEIRVLPSLPTRMFIADGQRALLPMYSHGDRKVSGALLVHPSGLLDLVNAMFAEYWRTATVLVDAEPAAGDDAEARIDRDLLKLLLIGMTDAAAGAQLGISVRTVQRRIAELMARAAVTSRLQLGAEAVRRGWV, from the coding sequence GTGCTCGACGCGATCGGACTGGATGACGAGCACACGGCCGTGTACCGGCTGCTGCTCGCCGTGCCCTCGGCCGACCTCGCCGAAATGACGACCGCATCGGGACTCGACGGTGTGCGCGTCGGCCAGGTGCTCGCCGAGCTGGAACGCCTGGGCCTCGCGGCGCGACAGGCGTCGGCACCCGACCGGCTCGTCGCCTCGCCCCCCTCGCTCGCGCTGCGGCCGATCCTGCTCGAACGCGAGCGCCGCCTGACGGAGGCGCACGAGGCCCTCGTCGCCCTCAGCGACCTGTACCGGTCGGGAGCGGCGCAGCGGTCGGCGCCCGACGTCGTCGACGTGGTGCTCGGCGCCGACGCCGTGGTGCAACGGATCGGGCAGCTGCAGGCCGCGGCATCCGAACGCGTCGACGTCTTCGTGCTCAGCGACGTCGCCATCCTGCCATCCTCGGAGAACGTCGAGGAGGACCGCGCACTCGAGCGCGGCGTCCGGTACCGCGTGATCGTCGAGACGGGCGTGCTCGACCGGCCCGGGTTCCTCGATGCAGCGCGGGCCACGTTCGCCCTCGGCGAGGAGATCCGCGTGCTGCCCTCGCTGCCGACGCGGATGTTCATCGCCGATGGCCAGCGTGCGCTGCTCCCGATGTACTCGCACGGCGACCGCAAGGTCTCGGGCGCGCTGCTGGTGCACCCGAGCGGCCTGCTCGACCTCGTCAACGCGATGTTCGCGGAGTACTGGCGCACCGCGACGGTGCTGGTCGACGCGGAACCTGCGGCCGGCGACGACGCCGAGGCGCGCATCGACCGCGACCTGCTGAAACTGCTCCTCATCGGCATGACGGATGCCGCCGCCGGCGCGCAGCTCGGCATCTCGGTGCGGACCGTCCAGCGCCGCATCGCGGAGCTCATGGCGCGCGCGGCCGTGACGAGCCGGCTCCAGCTCGGCGCCGAGGCCGTGCGTCGCGGTTGGGTGTAG
- a CDS encoding epoxide hydrolase family protein, with translation MTTARPFEIRVPDEVLTDLHDRLRRARLQPDSPRKPSSGMSGDYLRRLVDAWLAFDWRERETWLNGHPQFLADVGDTTLHFVHRRAERADAPVLLVMHGWPHTFALQLALVDALPDVHVVAPSLPGFAFSTPYADGEMSETRLADTMHRLMTEVLGYERYLTYGEDVTANVSDLIAATYPGVAGILATHSHFPNQEQREQTTDASERAFFDTLAAFHGDHGAYGHVQGTRPDTLATALNDSPAGLLAWLAEKLVEWSDTPWRSDGDGGPGGDGDSGGDRGPATVERRISRERILTEATIYWVTQSIRSSFRPYYEGADQPGVIPPTRVPAVVAIQRHESTYPESLARAHYLDLRSFERLDEGGHFTAAEVPEVVAGLVRRLVAEAW, from the coding sequence ATGACGACGGCGCGGCCCTTCGAGATCCGGGTGCCCGACGAGGTGCTCACCGACCTGCACGATCGGCTGCGGCGCGCCAGGCTGCAGCCCGATTCCCCGCGTAAGCCCTCTTCGGGGATGTCGGGCGACTACCTGCGGCGGCTCGTCGACGCGTGGCTCGCGTTCGACTGGCGCGAGCGCGAGACGTGGCTGAACGGGCATCCGCAGTTCCTCGCCGACGTCGGCGACACGACCCTGCACTTCGTCCACCGGCGTGCCGAGCGAGCCGATGCACCGGTGCTGCTCGTCATGCACGGCTGGCCGCACACGTTCGCGCTGCAACTCGCGCTCGTCGACGCCCTGCCCGACGTGCACGTCGTCGCGCCGAGCCTGCCCGGCTTCGCGTTCTCGACGCCGTACGCAGACGGCGAGATGAGCGAGACCCGCCTGGCCGACACCATGCACCGGCTGATGACCGAGGTGCTCGGCTACGAGCGCTACCTCACCTACGGCGAGGACGTCACGGCGAACGTGAGCGACCTCATCGCCGCGACGTACCCCGGAGTGGCGGGCATCCTCGCCACGCATTCGCACTTCCCGAACCAGGAGCAGCGCGAACAGACGACGGATGCCTCGGAGCGCGCATTCTTCGACACGCTCGCGGCGTTCCACGGCGACCACGGCGCGTACGGACACGTGCAGGGCACCCGCCCCGACACACTCGCCACGGCGTTGAACGACTCGCCCGCAGGGCTGCTCGCGTGGCTCGCCGAGAAGCTCGTCGAGTGGAGCGACACCCCGTGGCGATCAGACGGTGACGGCGGCCCGGGCGGTGACGGCGACTCCGGCGGTGACCGCGGCCCCGCCACGGTCGAGCGGCGCATCTCCCGCGAGCGCATCCTTACCGAGGCGACGATCTACTGGGTCACCCAGTCGATCCGGTCGTCGTTCCGCCCGTACTACGAGGGCGCCGACCAGCCCGGCGTGATCCCGCCGACGCGCGTGCCCGCGGTCGTGGCCATCCAGCGGCACGAGTCGACGTACCCGGAGTCGCTCGCCCGCGCGCACTACCTCGACCTCCGCTCGTTCGAGCGACTCGACGAGGGCGGGCACTTCACCGCGGCAGAGGTTCCCGAGGTGGTCGCCGGGCTCGTGCGTCGGCTGGTCGCTGAGGCGTGGTGA